The Desulfovibrio sp. genome contains a region encoding:
- a CDS encoding SpoIIE family protein phosphatase: MGNGEAGGSRSGRISRDYVRLVTIRDFEIVACSVPSAEAEENGDHWGAVEAPGGLAVVVADGAGRAPGTASQIAVSIILDNLAAGAKPLQALEVADRYLAQEDLLSTAVICLLESNLATVVAAGDSEAWGITAGVAGGQFLSHHQGRRRLGAEITPCEAIVVAIPGVLLLASDGVTRCMSMVDACDVVQQVRHRDSAAAVIEAIWRRYQDHHDDATAVVVRRAMNR, encoded by the coding sequence ATGGGAAACGGTGAGGCAGGGGGATCCCGAAGCGGTCGTATCAGCCGGGATTATGTGAGACTGGTGACGATTCGTGATTTCGAGATCGTGGCCTGCTCGGTTCCGAGCGCGGAAGCCGAGGAGAACGGGGATCATTGGGGGGCCGTCGAGGCGCCAGGCGGCCTGGCTGTCGTAGTTGCCGACGGCGCGGGCCGAGCGCCGGGCACCGCCTCCCAGATTGCCGTCTCGATCATTCTCGACAATCTCGCCGCAGGCGCCAAGCCGCTTCAAGCGCTCGAGGTGGCAGATCGCTATCTGGCTCAGGAGGATCTTCTAAGCACGGCAGTGATTTGCTTGCTCGAAAGCAATCTGGCCACGGTGGTTGCAGCCGGCGACAGCGAAGCCTGGGGGATCACTGCAGGTGTCGCTGGCGGTCAATTTCTTTCTCACCACCAAGGGCGCCGACGGCTCGGGGCAGAAATCACACCCTGCGAAGCCATTGTGGTGGCCATCCCAGGTGTCCTGCTGCTGGCTTCAGATGGAGTGACGCGGTGTATGTCGATGGTGGACGCCTGCGATGTCGTCCAGCAGGTTCGCCATCGGGACTCGGCCGCGGCGGTTATCGAAGCGATTTGGCGGCGATATCAAGACCACCACGATGACGCCACAGCCGTGGTCGTTCGAAGAGCGATGAACAGGTAA